CTTAAACCTTTTTACAAGTTATAGTGTGATTTTGTTtaagcatatatgtattttgaaGTTTTTCGTAGcaaaaattatctttaaacaATCTGAGATGGTACGAAGTTGCTTCAACTTGAATGGCAtgctcttttatttttatcattcacTATAGTGAACTGTTGTTTTATCGTTTTGAATGATGTAATTCACCATTTGCAGTTGGAGCTGCTGTAGCCATTGTTGGATTTGCAGCTTACCGCGTATATGCTGCTAGGAAGAATGCTTCTAGTTGAGGGATGACGATTCTCCTATCTTCTAGACACTGTTGTGGTAATCTTATCTTCTTAGAAACAATTTTGccatgtttattttcttaatctGATTTCGGTGGCTGACTTTTCTGGGTTATATTCAGAATCCTAATCTGTATGAAAAAGAATTGCAAAATTCTATCATCCAATTTAGTAGTGTTGGAAATGTTTGGTCTGTAGAATATCAAGAGAAATGATGGAATAGAGTGATTgtgcaataaaaaaaattttgctaTACATTTCAACCATCGTTGCTTGCCTGTGTCCTATTTCATACTATTACTTTGGATTCTAAATATTGTAATTTAGATGAATTGGGATTGGGATGAAGAGTTTCACCTGGATTCAGATACTAATCTTTTGgaaatttaatattcaaatggTTTTGATTAAGATGGTGATAGATACTAATTTTAGATCTTTGGTGTATCCAGATATCCGGTTGATATTAGAGTATGTTTGTACACTTGTAATTATTTACTATAAcctcttgtaatttttaattctaaaaattattaattattataagaatttctagagtaatactcaagaaaaaatattaaatcaaattatcgTATGAAAAACTTCTACAATACAATTgctaataaaattaacaagtaACAAGAAAAACAAGCTAgcattttatatttgttaagttattatctaacatttaatatagagttaaatttaatatgaataatttatataaacattttgtgagaatttatttaattatttaattgggtaaGATGTATATttcgtaaaatttttaatgtgattagtaaaacaacatataaatatcttaaaataaaatatatatcttaaaattaaaatacaattattagtaaaatgatttttaagcttTAATCATTTAAGGTcatattagaaaataattattttaattttaatctttctttaaaaattggAGAATGCAACGAGTATTAGacttaaatatgtaattatatttaaatttaattattgtttgagTACTTTTATGCTCGCTTTATAGTTTATGTTCGAGTTTCTAGTTGTCATtctcaataatattattttctagacttaaattttattttcgctttgaaaatacttttcaaataaataattaaatttgaatctaattattaaataaCTTTCTAAACATAttcttattatataaataaattagatgaAATTAGTAATTGCTTTTCAAATGGATCATTGTTATATAAATTGGATGTGGatgtaaattaaatattctgATATTAAAACGGTTTAGTATATGCCAAATCATCTCTATGCAGCAATTGAACCATTCTGACGGAGAGGGATTTGAACTTTGGGTCTTTGATTTGTTTAGGTCACCGTAGTTAACATTATAGGGCTCTGCCTCTATGAACACCGGTGAGTCGGCGGCCTCGTCCGGTTTCATCTTTCTTCAAGCAATAGCCTTGAGTTTGCAGAGCAGTTTGGGTTTCCAGACCACCTTCCTGTTGGATCATAAGCCAATACTTGTTGAAGACCTCAGTCGTGACATTAAGTTGAAAATCCAAATCGAATAAAAACCTCATCTCCAATCTGTTCATTTCTTCTCTGCTAATTCCCCCCACTTTGGCGTAATACGCATTGTTATAATGCCTGCACACACCATCTAAATCATTGGGTAAACACAATTCCACACTAAAAAACACCAACGACAATAGATCAAAACAATCAAGTTAAGCTGTTAAATCATGCCAATTTCAAGATTACAAAACAACCCCATGTTACTAAAGGacaaacaaaacatattaatctctTCTATATCTTTTGGAACAGAAGCTTAAGACATGGAACTAAAACATTACTTACTGGTCATCCATAAACTTTGCAGCTACCATGACACTCGTAATCAAGAGACGATGCACGCTGAGTGAAGTAAGGTAAGCGTCGATTCGTTGCAGGAACCTGTCAATATATATAACAGCAACGACAAAGCAAGAATTGCTGCATTTACAGTACTTGAAGATGCGTTCGACATACTGTCTAAGGTTCAAGGAAGGTGCTCTTGAACCATGGAATATGGTAATAACATCCTTAATTTTCGATCCCGCCAATAACTTTTCGTTCCCTCGTACCGATCTTTCGAGAACAGAAGATAGAAGAGATAGAACTCTAGGACTACCAGGAAGCCAATTACCAGACTCGTCTAATCCTAAACCAGTATAAGGATTAGACTCACCAGCCTTGCCTTTAGCCATCAATGTTTCCATATGTTGTTCGGtgaagatttgattttgtagtTTTTATCAGCTTTGTTCCTTTCTTGCAAGGAGAGTCACAAAAGGAACATacttatatttgtttttgaaataaattgcAAAACTTTATTCCTAGTGGCCCAATTTTGGGTTGCAATTATTCAAGCTTTTGAATCATCCTTTTCCATCAGAGACTAGAAGCACCAGGAACAGTATATTTTAGCGGAACAGGGAATATATCATGGCACGACCAGAAAAAAACAATGGAAAAATTCGAGTTTTAACTCAATTGGTTCATACAATTAcctttaaaaattgatattttaacatattttacatTCAAATCTCAACATCTGCATCATCTTTTCTTAACTATTTTACAAAGTTTTAGCTCCTTTCAAGTGTGATTCCATTAAGGTGATTAAAAATCGATTTAACTTCAATACCTTTCTTCAACCTAATCGTGATAATTATGATCTCTAtcacttgaaattttattttttctaaagtatttatatttaatacgAATATAGATAATGAGTTATGATCTTTcgaatatataaaaagaatttgaaagaaatagaatatactcgtattaaatatatatgctaattcgaatttgaataatatagGTTATGATATTTTCCAAACGTCTCTTTGTAGCCATGGTCCAACCAAATTGAAGGAATCTTGGTTGATTGTAGAACATAAAGAATGAAAGTGATTTCCTAATTCTATCTTAGATTAAATAGAATTTCCTTTTAGCCCTAAAAATGTTGGCAACTTTTCTTGGTGgccatatatttttctttttcatacaCCATTTGTATATGACGTAAGATCCCAAATTCCCAAAAGAATGAAAGGGATTTCCTAATTCTAATCTTTAGATTAATTATAACCTCCTTGGTGGccatattcttttctttttcatacaCCATTTTATATGATTTAAGATCCCACATTCCTAAAAGAATAAAAGCGATTTCCCAATAAgtttaatctttatattaattAGAGTTTCCTTTTAGTCCTCAAAATGTTGGGAAGGTTGTATTCTTTTCTTTGTCATACCTATCTTCCCTGgactcttcaattttcttttaagtatcCATGTTTGACACTCGTGTCCTACCCATGGATATAGAGATAGATCCTTTAGAGAAACTTAGAAAAATCTAATATACCACTTGTACTTGAGTTTGGTAACTTTGTTTCGTACACCATTTTGTCTAATGCATATATTTGTTGTACTGATAGTGCAATAATGATGAAAGTTTGTGATTGACAGATATAGAATAGCTTCAAGCTAAGTTTATTCTCAGTCCAATGAAACAAAGAATCAGACTCTATACTATGGACATTGAGATTCACAACCTTTTTACATCAAACAATAATTGAGATTCACAACCATGTAAGAAAAATCAACTATGGACATTGAGATCAAACCAATGAACAAATGTAATTGGCAAAGTCAACTATAGACATTGTGGAAAGCCAAAGATGATCAAAGCTCAACTATTGACATTGTAAACCGAAGAAAGTTCATGACCTTAAACTCGGCTAGTCGATGACCGGATGGACATTAGAGCTGGACGCTGTTTCAGTCCACTCATGGGTGCATCACTTTCTCGCAAACTTATCCTGCTCTTCAACGGAGACATCAATCTGTTGGCTAACCGGGAAGGTGAAAACGACCTACGTAGCTTGGAAGCAGCTGACACTTTTGGTGACTTCTTGCTCGTGTTCGTTGATCTTGTGGGGGATAGAGAAACCACAGGTAGGCTCTTGATCTTGACTTGAAACTTGGAAGCTGATGGAGGAGACTTGATCAAGAACTTATGCGGAGTTTGTCTATTTCTTGCAATCACTGGGGACCTTGTCTTGAAAAACTTTTGTTGCTGTGAAGTGGGAGCTGAACTGAACAAAGGGTTTGGGAATAAAACAGTTTTTTTAGCCCACGGCCTATTCCTTGGTGACACCCTATTGGCCATATGTTTACTGTTTTCCTTATCAAATTCCCTGATTTTTGGAGGAGAAACCTTGAAGTTGATCCTGGAACGAGCCCTTTGAAGAGACGGAGAGTCGGATTCAGTTCGAATTAGTTGCAGTTTGTTCTGTTTCTCCCTCTTTCTTCTGGCTCTGAGCTCGGTGTTTTCGGGCTGTGTTCTTTGCTTCCTGTGTTCAGTCAATGGAGTTTTAGGATCCTCAGAAGTATTCTTGGTTTTGTTATCAGCAGCTGCTAGGATCTGTCTTGCAAATTGATTTGCTTGAAGTATTTCGCCCACTGTTTCCCCTACTAACATTGCTGGCAATGACATTCTCCTCCATTCACCTGCATCAAAAAGGTAGGATAAATCCAATTATTTCCATCTTAGCTTGCTCAACAaagtttaactttgaaaaagatcatttcatcaaaaattagcTTATAAAGGAAAGCTAGTCTAATTGGATTTAGGGTATATATGTATCTAAGCCACACTCAAGTGCAAGAGAGTACAAGAGGTAGACAAATATGGCATTCTAAAAGCTACCTTGTAGTGGATATTTATATAGGAAATTCAAAATGAATGACAAATTCAAGGAGCAATGCTCAAGAGAGGGAAACTAGgccacaaaatttaaaaatataaagaaaataagagggATATACCTCCTGCAGTGGCTGGAAACTTCCCAACTGGTGATTTCCTTGGAGTAGAGTTCTTCATCCTTCAAATTGAAAACCACCCAATTTAGTATGCAAAACAAAAAGATCGAACCTTTTGGCACAGTTGAAGACAAACCAAAATTTGATCTTACCTCAAGGACTCTTGCTTGCATCGGAGACTAGTCCTCATATAACCCCTAGTACTTCTTGGACTTAAACTCACCCCTGATATAACCTTAGAGCCTCCTGCAACTGTTAACTGCAACTCTTGCAATCTGGCCATACATTTCTCCACCTTCAAAAtcccaataataattaaaaaagcaaaaaccccataagtaaaaaaaaaaaatcacttttttttttctcatgatTTGATTAGAAAATGAAGTGCCCAAATTTACCTTCTTTACAGTTTCTCTGAGTAGGACAGGATTAAGAGGAGCCACCACAAATTTCCTTTGTTTTGGTGGGGTTCTAGCAACCATTATTGCCAGAATGGAAAGAAACTTCAGCggccaaattagaaaaaatggAGGGTCTTTTCTCAAAGGAAGTGGGTTGTTTGTTGGGTTTTGGCTCCTCCTACGCTCCCCTCCCCTTTTCTTTGTTGCTCTAA
The Gossypium raimondii isolate GPD5lz chromosome 8, ASM2569854v1, whole genome shotgun sequence DNA segment above includes these coding regions:
- the LOC105792530 gene encoding cyclin-P3-1, translated to METLMAKGKAGESNPYTGLGLDESGNWLPGSPRVLSLLSSVLERSVRGNEKLLAGSKIKDVITIFHGSRAPSLNLRQYVERIFKYCKCSNSCFVVAVIYIDRFLQRIDAYLTSLSVHRLLITSVMVAAKFMDDQHYNNAYYAKVGGISREEMNRLEMRFLFDLDFQLNVTTEVFNKYWLMIQQEGGLETQTALQTQGYCLKKDETGRGRRLTGVHRGRAL
- the LOC105792528 gene encoding probable microtubule-binding protein TANGLED isoform X1, which codes for MVARTPPKQRKFVVAPLNPVLLRETVKKVEKCMARLQELQLTVAGGSKVISGVSLSPRSTRGYMRTSLRCKQESLRMKNSTPRKSPVGKFPATAGGEWRRMSLPAMLVGETVGEILQANQFARQILAAADNKTKNTSEDPKTPLTEHRKQRTQPENTELRARRKREKQNKLQLIRTESDSPSLQRARSRINFKVSPPKIREFDKENSKHMANRVSPRNRPWAKKTVLFPNPLFSSAPTSQQQKFFKTRSPVIARNRQTPHKFLIKSPPSASKFQVKIKSLPVVSLSPTRSTNTSKKSPKVSAASKLRRSFSPSRLANRLMSPLKSRISLRESDAPMSGLKQRPALMSIRSSTSRV
- the LOC105792528 gene encoding probable microtubule-binding protein TANGLED isoform X2 — translated: MKMVEKCMARLQELQLTVAGGSKVISGVSLSPRSTRGYMRTSLRCKQESLRMKNSTPRKSPVGKFPATAGGEWRRMSLPAMLVGETVGEILQANQFARQILAAADNKTKNTSEDPKTPLTEHRKQRTQPENTELRARRKREKQNKLQLIRTESDSPSLQRARSRINFKVSPPKIREFDKENSKHMANRVSPRNRPWAKKTVLFPNPLFSSAPTSQQQKFFKTRSPVIARNRQTPHKFLIKSPPSASKFQVKIKSLPVVSLSPTRSTNTSKKSPKVSAASKLRRSFSPSRLANRLMSPLKSRISLRESDAPMSGLKQRPALMSIRSSTSRV